A window of the Helianthus annuus cultivar XRQ/B chromosome 4, HanXRQr2.0-SUNRISE, whole genome shotgun sequence genome harbors these coding sequences:
- the LOC110938285 gene encoding serine carboxypeptidase-like 18: MEKGKCVGVICCMLLLVSSSSLVASQTIVKALPGYPDPLPFKLETGYIGVGEDEAVQLFYYFVESEGNPDEDPLIIWLAGGPGCGTLRAFFFEIGPMQIEYGKYMDNVPALKLDPNSWTKVANVIYLDAPTLTGYSYTTTPEAVRSSDTDSAKQTAEFMRKFVRDHPRFLKNPMYITGISYSGIVIPMITEELYKGNDEGLQPTVNIQGYMGGNPLTDKTGDINSRLEYAYRVALISRELYEATLKDCNGDYAEADSNNLRCMLDIDEVNRRVGDINIQQILDPDCDPATNLVRGGNPLVKGNRKILKANPIRMLPTRSTLVTDTTFCRGEYYDYATLWANDENVMKALNVRQGTVKEWLLCNLDMKYNYGKPSMPQYEFNVRSSVVYHQKLTQRNCRALIFSGDHDMMVPHVGTRNWINTLNLTITDSNWEPYYVNGQNGGYKTTYARQNYSLVFATVKGAGHTAPEFKPAECFEMVKRWFAHRPI, encoded by the exons ATGGAGAAAGGCAAGTGTGTGGGTGTGATTTGCTGTATGCTGCTGCTTGTTTCCAGCAGTAGCCTCGTTGCCTCTCAGACGATCGTCAAAGCCCTTCCCGGTTATCCCGATCCTCTCCCTTTCAAACTAGAAACAGGCTACATCGGAGTAGGAGAAGATGAAGCCGTGCAGCTCTTTTACTACTTTGTTGAGTCGGAAGGCAACCCGGACGAGGATCCTCTCATTATCTGGCTCGCCGGAGGACCCGGCTGTGGCACTCTCCGGGCATTCTTCTTTGAAATCG GTCCAATGCAAATTGAGTATGGGAAATATATGGATAACGTCCCAGCACTGAAACTGGACCCAAATTCTTGGACAAAG GTGGCAAACGTTATATATTTGGATGCACCCACATTAACTGGATATTCATACACAACAACTCCAGAAGCCGTCCGTTCCAGTGATACAGACTCGGCAAAACAAACCGCGGAATTTATGAGAAAG TTTGTTAGGGATCATCCAAGGTTTTTGAAAAATCCCATGTATATTACCGGAATTTCATATTCAGGGATTGTGATACCAATGATCACTGAGGAGTTATATAAAGGTAACGATGAAGGACTGCAGCCAACTGTAAACATTCAG GGATACATGGGAGGAAACCCCTTGACAGACAAAACTGGTGATATTAATTCTAGACTTGAATATGCTTATCGTGTGGCACTTATATCTCGAGAATTATATGAG gcaACCCTAAAGGATTGCAATGGAGATTATGCAGAAGCGGACTCTAACAATCTGCGATGTATGCTGGATATTGATGAAGTTAACAGA CGTGTCGGAGACATCAACATCCAACAAATATTGGATCCGGATTGCGATCCAGCAACCAACTTGGTTAGAGGTGGAAatccccttgtaaagggtaaTCGGAAAATTTTAAAGGCCAATCCAATTAGAATGCTTCCTACACGATCTACACTAGTCACAGATACCACGTTTTGCCGA gGTGAATATTATGACTACGCAACTCTCTGGGCCAATGACGAAAATGTTATGAAAGCACTGAACGTACGGCAG GGCACGGTGAAGGAATGGCTGTTATGCAACCTGGACATGAAGTACAATTACGGTAAACCTTCAATGCCACAATATGAATTTAATGTTCGGAGTAGTGTGGTCTACCATCAAAAATTAACTCAGAGAAACTGTAGAGCTTTGATTTTCAG TGGAGATCATGACATGATGGTTCCACATGTGGGCACACGCAACTGGATAAATACTCTTAATCTCACCATCACAGATAGTAATTGGGAACCATATTATGTTAACGGTCAAAATGGAGGATACAAAACCACCTATGCCCGTCAAAACTATTCCTTGGTCTTTGCTACTGTCAAG GGAGCCGGTCACACAGCTCCAGAGTTCAAACCAGCAGAATGCTTCGAGATGGTTAAGAGGTGGTTCGCCCATAGACCTATCTAG